The following are from one region of the Streptomyces tuirus genome:
- a CDS encoding ABC transporter ATP-binding protein, producing METTAWTQLHSVINAEQDRRPFALATLRRIGAFARPHRRRIALFVLLGVGTALLAVATPVLAGRVVDTIVSDGDEGRVVRLALLIALIAVVEAALGILGRRLSATLGEHLILDLRTAVFDHVQRMPVAFFTRTRTGALVSRLNNDVIGAQRAFSNTLSGVVSNLVTLLLTLAVMLTLSWQITLLALVLLPVFVIPARRMGSRMARMQREAATLNAAMGTRMTERFSAPGATLVKLFGRPEEESREFAERARRVADIGVRTATAQAAFITALTLVSALALALVYGLGGWFALRGSLEPGAVVSLALLLTRLYAPLTALAGARVEVMSALVSFERVFEVLDLRPLIEEKPDARPVPEGPVAVEFDNVRFGYPAADKVSLASLEEVASLDERGGDEVLHGLSFRAEPGRTVALVGSSGAGKSTIAQLMPRLYDTDEGAVRIGGVDVRDLTARSLRQTLGMVTQDGHLFHDTVRANLLLARPEATQDELWDALRRARLDDLVRSLPDGLDTVVGERGYRLSGGERQRMTIARLLLARQRVVILDEATAHLDNTSEAAVQEALAEALEGRTAVVIAHRLSTVRAADQILVVEAGRIVERGTHEELLAAGRRYAELYRTQFAGPADGTRGEAVEEAA from the coding sequence ATGGAGACCACGGCGTGGACACAGCTGCACAGTGTCATCAACGCCGAACAGGACCGCCGTCCCTTCGCCTTGGCGACCCTGCGCCGCATCGGCGCGTTCGCCCGCCCGCACCGGCGGCGCATCGCCCTCTTCGTCCTGCTCGGCGTGGGCACCGCCCTGCTGGCCGTGGCGACACCCGTCCTGGCCGGACGGGTCGTGGACACGATCGTGTCGGACGGCGACGAGGGCAGGGTCGTACGCCTGGCCCTGCTCATCGCGCTGATCGCGGTGGTGGAGGCGGCGCTGGGCATCCTCGGCCGGAGACTGTCGGCGACGCTCGGGGAGCATCTGATCCTCGATCTGCGGACCGCGGTCTTCGACCATGTGCAGCGCATGCCGGTCGCGTTCTTCACACGCACTCGTACGGGCGCCCTCGTCTCCCGGCTCAACAACGACGTCATCGGCGCCCAGCGCGCGTTCAGCAACACCCTCTCCGGAGTGGTCAGCAACCTCGTCACGCTGCTGCTCACCCTCGCGGTGATGCTCACCCTGTCCTGGCAGATCACCCTGCTCGCCCTGGTGCTGCTGCCGGTGTTCGTGATCCCGGCCCGGCGGATGGGCAGCCGGATGGCCAGGATGCAGCGGGAGGCCGCGACGCTGAACGCCGCGATGGGCACCCGCATGACCGAGCGGTTCTCCGCCCCCGGCGCCACCCTGGTCAAGCTCTTCGGCCGTCCCGAGGAGGAGTCACGGGAGTTCGCCGAACGAGCCCGCAGGGTCGCGGACATCGGGGTCCGGACGGCGACCGCCCAGGCGGCCTTCATCACCGCTCTCACCCTGGTCTCCGCCCTCGCCCTGGCCCTCGTCTACGGCCTCGGCGGCTGGTTCGCCCTGCGCGGCTCCCTCGAACCCGGCGCCGTCGTGTCGCTCGCCCTGCTCCTGACCCGGCTCTACGCGCCGCTGACGGCGCTCGCGGGGGCGCGCGTCGAGGTGATGAGCGCCCTGGTCAGCTTCGAGCGCGTCTTCGAGGTGCTCGACCTCCGGCCGCTCATCGAGGAGAAGCCGGACGCGCGCCCGGTGCCCGAGGGGCCTGTCGCGGTCGAGTTCGACAACGTCCGCTTCGGCTACCCCGCCGCCGACAAGGTCTCCCTGGCCTCCCTGGAAGAGGTCGCGTCCCTGGACGAACGGGGCGGCGACGAGGTCCTGCACGGCCTGTCCTTCCGCGCCGAACCCGGCCGGACCGTGGCGCTCGTCGGCTCCTCCGGCGCGGGCAAGTCGACCATCGCCCAGCTCATGCCGCGCCTGTACGACACCGACGAGGGCGCCGTGCGCATCGGCGGCGTCGACGTCCGCGACCTCACGGCCCGGTCGCTGCGCCAGACCCTCGGCATGGTCACCCAGGACGGCCACCTCTTCCACGACACCGTCCGCGCCAACCTCCTGCTCGCCCGCCCCGAGGCCACGCAGGACGAGCTGTGGGACGCCCTGCGCCGGGCCCGCCTCGACGACCTCGTGCGGTCCCTGCCCGACGGCCTCGACACCGTGGTCGGCGAACGCGGCTACCGCCTGTCCGGCGGTGAACGCCAGCGCATGACCATCGCCCGGCTGCTGCTGGCCCGCCAGCGCGTCGTCATCCTCGACGAGGCCACCGCCCACCTCGACAACACCTCCGAGGCCGCCGTCCAGGAAGCCCTCGCCGAAGCACTCGAAGGCCGGACCGCCGTCGTGATCGCCCACCGCCTGTCCACTGTCCGCGCGGCCGATCAGATCCTGGTCGTCGAGGCCGGCCGGATCGTGGAGCGGGGCACGCACGAGGAACTCCTCGCGGCCGGGCGGCGGTACGCGGAGCTGTACCGCACCCAGTTCGCGGGACCGGCCGACGGGACGCGGGGCGAGGCGGTGGAGGAGGCCGCGTGA
- a CDS encoding sensor histidine kinase: MVATFRRHSLAGEMLVLQLAIVVVVLLAVAAVSLAQSQATFNRVEGRRVSALAEQLAANPLVRSQLVRPAPGEALAPLVLATQAQSGVTSVSVADGTGRIVSSTNPTVVGERMRLGPGTARGRGWSGQLTLDGDRELAAQVPVLGATEENLGRILGTVMIGEADPTVWQRLNGASSYLLAYLGIASGLGVAGSWLLARRVKRQTLGLEPGEIAGLAEHREAMLYGIAEGVIALDPQHRLTLVNDMGRRLLDLPEDCVGQSLTGLGIDGRLRDVLSGTAAGERDEVVVRHGRVLVMNRMTVTKDGRALGSVTTLRDRTELARLEREIGSFRSSAELLRAQAHEFANQLHTISGLIQIGEQDEVVRYIRALSRHRQSLDVTLSRRVRDTALAALLMAKASLAAERKVSLRISDDTALERLAPEDAADVATVVGNLVDNAVDAAAARDDAWVEVALRQDASSVEIAVRDSGPGVAPELAREVFSHGFTTKAAREGERGIGLALTKLVCERHGGEISVANTPEGAVFTARMTVSHLTGTVAEGAAP, encoded by the coding sequence GTGGTCGCCACCTTTCGTCGCCATTCGCTCGCGGGCGAGATGCTGGTGCTCCAGCTCGCCATCGTCGTGGTGGTGCTGCTGGCTGTCGCCGCGGTCTCCCTCGCCCAGTCGCAGGCCACCTTCAACCGTGTCGAGGGTCGCCGGGTGAGCGCGCTCGCCGAACAGCTGGCCGCCAACCCCCTGGTCCGCAGCCAGCTGGTGCGCCCCGCGCCGGGCGAGGCGCTCGCCCCGCTGGTGCTCGCCACGCAGGCCCAGTCGGGGGTGACGTCGGTGTCGGTGGCCGACGGGACCGGGCGGATCGTCAGCTCCACGAACCCCACCGTCGTCGGGGAGCGCATGCGGCTCGGGCCGGGCACCGCCCGCGGACGCGGCTGGTCCGGGCAGCTGACCCTCGACGGCGACCGCGAGCTGGCCGCCCAGGTGCCCGTCCTCGGGGCGACGGAGGAGAACCTCGGCCGGATCCTGGGCACGGTGATGATCGGCGAGGCCGATCCGACGGTCTGGCAACGGCTCAACGGCGCCTCCTCCTACCTGCTCGCCTACCTCGGCATCGCCAGCGGACTCGGCGTCGCCGGCTCCTGGCTGCTGGCGCGGCGGGTGAAACGCCAGACCCTCGGGCTGGAGCCGGGTGAGATCGCCGGGCTCGCCGAGCACCGGGAGGCCATGCTGTACGGGATCGCCGAGGGCGTGATCGCCCTGGACCCGCAGCACCGGCTCACCCTCGTCAACGACATGGGCCGCCGGCTGCTCGACCTGCCCGAGGACTGCGTCGGCCAGAGCCTCACGGGCCTCGGCATCGACGGGCGGCTGCGTGACGTGCTGTCCGGCACGGCCGCCGGCGAGCGCGACGAGGTCGTCGTGCGCCACGGCCGGGTCCTGGTGATGAACCGGATGACCGTCACCAAGGACGGCCGGGCCCTCGGCTCGGTCACCACCCTGCGCGACCGCACCGAACTGGCCCGGCTGGAGCGGGAGATCGGTTCCTTCCGCAGCTCCGCCGAGCTGCTGCGCGCCCAGGCACACGAGTTCGCCAACCAGCTGCACACCATCTCGGGGCTGATCCAGATCGGTGAGCAGGACGAAGTCGTGCGCTACATCCGCGCGTTGAGCCGGCACCGCCAGTCCCTGGACGTCACCCTCAGCCGCCGCGTCCGGGACACCGCGCTGGCCGCGCTGCTGATGGCGAAGGCGTCCCTGGCGGCCGAGCGGAAGGTCAGCCTGCGGATCTCGGACGACACCGCGCTGGAGCGCCTCGCCCCGGAGGACGCCGCCGATGTGGCGACCGTGGTGGGCAACCTGGTGGACAACGCCGTCGACGCCGCCGCCGCCCGGGACGACGCCTGGGTGGAGGTCGCGCTGCGGCAGGACGCCTCCAGCGTGGAGATCGCGGTCCGCGACTCCGGGCCCGGGGTCGCTCCCGAGCTGGCCCGCGAGGTGTTCTCCCACGGTTTCACCACCAAGGCCGCCCGCGAGGGCGAGCGCGGCATCGGACTGGCCCTGACCAAGCTGGTCTGCGAACGGCACGGGGGAGAGATCTCGGTGGCCAACACCCCCGAAGGGGCCGTGTTCACCGCACGCATGACCGTCAGCCACCTGACCGGCACGGTGGCGGAAGGAGCGGCCCCATGA
- a CDS encoding response regulator, with translation MTQASDKAGAIDVLVVDDDFMVARVHRAFVERVEPFRVVGTAHTGEQAVEAVDELRPELVLLDLYLPDLFGLDVIPRLRTAGHDCDVMVISAATEADTVRGAVRRGVVDYLLKPFGFEDLRLRLERYAAQRGRLLTTVVRGQADVDRVLAGAFGPAPAHTLPKGMSVETAELVERALREAGGTLSATECAALTGVSRVSARRYLEYFHGTGSAEVSLRYGATGRPERRYAWRV, from the coding sequence ATGACCCAGGCGAGCGACAAGGCGGGTGCGATCGACGTCCTCGTGGTCGACGACGACTTCATGGTGGCCCGGGTCCACCGCGCCTTCGTGGAACGCGTCGAGCCGTTCCGCGTCGTCGGCACGGCCCACACGGGGGAGCAGGCCGTCGAGGCGGTGGACGAGCTGCGCCCCGAGCTCGTCCTGCTCGACCTGTACCTGCCCGACCTCTTCGGCCTCGACGTCATACCCCGGCTGCGCACCGCGGGCCATGACTGCGACGTCATGGTCATCAGCGCGGCGACGGAGGCCGACACCGTGCGCGGCGCGGTCCGCCGCGGCGTCGTCGACTACCTCCTCAAGCCGTTCGGGTTCGAGGACTTGCGGCTGCGCCTGGAGAGATACGCCGCCCAGCGGGGCAGGCTGCTCACGACGGTGGTCCGGGGGCAGGCGGACGTGGATCGCGTCCTGGCCGGCGCGTTCGGGCCCGCCCCGGCGCACACCCTGCCCAAGGGCATGAGTGTGGAGACCGCCGAACTCGTCGAACGGGCCCTGCGCGAGGCCGGCGGCACCCTGTCCGCCACCGAGTGCGCGGCCCTGACCGGCGTCTCACGCGTCAGCGCCCGCCGCTACCTGGAGTACTTCCACGGCACGGGCAGCGCGGAGGTGTCCCTGCGCTACGGCGCCACCGGCCGGCCCGAACGCCGTTACGCCTGGCGCGTCTGA
- a CDS encoding methionyl-tRNA formyltransferase produces MRVVMFGYQTWGHRTLQALLESEHDVVLVVTHPKSEHAYEKIWSDSVADLAEEHGVPVLIRNRPDDDELFERLKEADPDIIVANNWRTWIPPRIFGLPRHGTLNVHDSLLPKYAGFSPLIWALINGEPEVGVTAHMMNDELDAGDIVRQEAVPVGPTDTATDLFHKTVDLIAPVTIGALGLIAAGQTEFTRQDRSQASFFHKRADEDSRIDWSWPAEDLERLVRAQSEPYPSAYTFHRGRRLDVLASFVSEGRYGGTPGRIFYREGDGVVIVAGADARTGRNRGLAITRVRTEDGRELPAAEYFTSMGGYLTDRP; encoded by the coding sequence ATGCGGGTCGTCATGTTCGGTTACCAGACCTGGGGGCACCGCACCCTGCAAGCCCTCCTGGAGTCCGAGCACGACGTCGTGCTGGTCGTGACCCACCCCAAGAGCGAGCACGCGTACGAGAAGATCTGGAGCGACTCGGTCGCCGACCTCGCCGAGGAGCACGGCGTGCCGGTGCTGATCCGCAACCGCCCGGACGACGACGAGCTGTTCGAGCGCCTCAAGGAGGCCGACCCGGACATCATCGTGGCCAACAACTGGCGCACCTGGATCCCCCCGCGCATCTTCGGCCTGCCGCGCCACGGCACGCTGAACGTGCACGACTCCCTGCTGCCGAAGTACGCCGGCTTCTCCCCGCTGATCTGGGCGCTCATCAACGGAGAGCCCGAAGTGGGCGTCACGGCGCACATGATGAACGACGAGCTCGACGCCGGCGACATCGTCCGGCAGGAGGCGGTGCCGGTCGGGCCGACGGACACGGCGACCGACCTGTTCCACAAGACCGTCGACCTCATCGCCCCGGTCACCATCGGCGCGCTCGGCCTGATCGCCGCCGGACAGACCGAGTTCACCCGGCAGGACCGCTCCCAGGCGTCCTTCTTCCACAAGCGTGCCGACGAGGACAGCCGCATCGACTGGAGCTGGCCGGCCGAGGACCTGGAGCGCCTGGTGCGCGCCCAGTCCGAGCCGTACCCGAGCGCCTACACCTTCCACCGGGGCCGGCGGCTCGACGTCCTGGCGTCGTTCGTCTCCGAGGGCCGCTACGGCGGCACGCCCGGCCGCATCTTCTACCGCGAGGGCGACGGCGTGGTGATCGTCGCCGGCGCCGACGCCCGCACCGGACGCAACCGCGGCCTCGCCATCACGCGCGTACGCACCGAGGACGGCCGCGAGTTGCCCGCGGCCGAGTACTTCACCTCCATGGGCGGCTACCTCACCGACCGCCCCTGA
- a CDS encoding lysine N(6)-hydroxylase/L-ornithine N(5)-oxygenase family protein, translating into MSQVLPGDTPPVHDLIGIGFGPSNVAMAIALREHNNGVGRQEAVTAHFFEQQPRFGWHRGMLIDDATMQVSFLKDLVTLRNPASEYSFLCYLQSKGRLIDFINHKNLFPLRVEFHDYFEWAAAQVDDMVSYGHEVVGVAPVTRDGVVDHLEVTVRSGGGLEVHRARNLVIGTGLRPLMPDGVERGERVWHNSELLTKVDELEGTSPARFVVVGAGQSAAENVAYLHRRFPEAEVCAVFSRYGYSPADDSSFANRIFDPQAVDEYFAAPEDVKRRLMEYHGNTNYSVVDIDLIDDLYRQSYQEKVLGTERLRFLNVSRLTGVKESPSSVRATVTSLVTGEDTDLEADVVVFATGYSPVDPTSLLGEVADRCLRDDEGRVRVERDWSIATDPTLHCGIYLQGGTEHTHGITSSLLSNTAIRVGEILDSLLGRVAGPADQPRTLADGTGSATR; encoded by the coding sequence ATGTCGCAGGTTCTTCCTGGTGACACACCACCGGTCCACGACCTGATCGGTATCGGCTTCGGGCCGTCCAATGTGGCCATGGCGATCGCGCTCCGCGAGCACAACAACGGCGTCGGCAGGCAGGAGGCGGTCACCGCTCACTTCTTCGAGCAGCAGCCCCGCTTCGGCTGGCACCGCGGCATGCTCATCGACGACGCCACCATGCAGGTCTCCTTCCTCAAGGACCTGGTGACGCTGCGGAACCCGGCCAGCGAGTACAGCTTCCTCTGCTACCTGCAGAGCAAGGGCCGGCTGATCGACTTCATCAACCACAAGAACCTGTTCCCGCTGCGCGTGGAGTTCCACGACTACTTCGAGTGGGCCGCGGCCCAGGTCGACGACATGGTCTCCTACGGCCATGAGGTCGTCGGCGTCGCGCCCGTCACCCGCGACGGAGTCGTGGACCACCTGGAGGTGACCGTCCGCTCGGGCGGCGGCCTGGAGGTCCACCGGGCCCGCAACCTCGTCATCGGCACCGGCCTGCGCCCCCTGATGCCGGACGGTGTGGAGCGCGGCGAACGCGTCTGGCACAACTCCGAACTGCTGACCAAAGTCGACGAGTTGGAGGGCACCTCGCCCGCCCGGTTCGTCGTCGTGGGCGCCGGCCAGAGCGCCGCCGAGAACGTGGCCTACCTGCACCGCCGCTTCCCCGAGGCCGAGGTCTGCGCCGTCTTCTCCCGGTACGGCTACAGCCCCGCCGACGACAGCAGCTTCGCCAACCGGATCTTCGACCCGCAGGCCGTCGACGAGTACTTCGCCGCCCCCGAGGACGTCAAGCGCCGGCTGATGGAGTACCACGGCAACACCAACTACTCCGTGGTGGACATCGACCTGATCGACGACCTCTACCGGCAGTCGTACCAGGAGAAGGTCCTCGGCACCGAGCGCCTGCGCTTCCTCAACGTCTCCCGGCTCACCGGCGTCAAGGAGTCGCCGTCGAGCGTCCGCGCCACGGTCACGTCCCTCGTCACCGGCGAGGACACCGACCTCGAAGCCGACGTGGTGGTCTTCGCCACCGGCTACAGCCCCGTCGACCCCACGAGCCTGCTCGGCGAGGTCGCCGACCGCTGCCTGCGCGACGACGAGGGCCGGGTCCGGGTGGAGCGCGACTGGAGCATCGCGACCGACCCCACCCTGCACTGCGGCATCTATCTCCAGGGCGGCACGGAGCACACGCACGGCATCACCTCGTCGCTGCTGTCCAACACCGCCATCAGGGTGGGGGAGATCCTGGACTCGCTCCTCGGCCGCGTGGCCGGGCCCGCCGACCAGCCGCGCACGCTCGCCGACGGCACGGGCAGCGCGACCCGCTAG
- a CDS encoding FecCD family ABC transporter permease, which produces MGTTAVVERPATRGSAPARRRRIAGLGILVALLVIAAVLSLAVGARALTPAEVWHGLFAGPESDRRLTEIRLIVETVRVPRTVLGIVAGIALGVGGALIQGFTRNPIADTGLLGVNTGASFAVVSVIAVFGFSDPFQYVWFAFLGAAVAGVVVFGLASIGRGAGNPLTLALAGQGITVFLMAMTTAVALSNQASLNALRFWNAGSLAGVGFDVIWPVTAFIGAGLVLALATLPSLNLLNLGDDVARGLGVNIALSRTVGITAITLLAGAATAACGPIAFLGLMVAHVARYLTGPDYRWLVPYAGLLGAVVLLLCDIVGRLVVRPGELDAGVLVALLGAPFFAVLVWRGKFRSA; this is translated from the coding sequence ATGGGCACGACTGCTGTAGTGGAGCGCCCCGCGACCAGGGGCTCGGCCCCGGCCCGCCGGCGTCGGATCGCGGGCCTGGGCATCCTCGTGGCGCTCCTGGTGATCGCCGCGGTGCTGTCGCTGGCCGTCGGGGCACGCGCGTTGACCCCCGCCGAGGTGTGGCACGGGCTGTTCGCCGGCCCGGAGTCCGACCGGCGGCTCACCGAGATCCGCCTCATCGTGGAGACCGTACGGGTGCCGCGTACGGTCCTCGGGATCGTGGCGGGCATTGCCCTCGGGGTCGGCGGGGCGCTGATCCAGGGGTTCACGCGCAACCCGATCGCCGACACGGGCCTGCTGGGGGTGAACACCGGCGCCTCGTTCGCCGTCGTGTCGGTGATCGCCGTGTTCGGGTTCTCCGACCCGTTCCAGTACGTCTGGTTCGCCTTCCTGGGCGCGGCGGTCGCCGGTGTCGTGGTGTTCGGTCTCGCGAGCATCGGCCGGGGGGCCGGCAACCCGTTGACGCTCGCCCTGGCCGGGCAGGGCATCACCGTGTTCCTCATGGCGATGACCACGGCGGTCGCGCTGTCGAACCAGGCCTCACTGAACGCGCTGCGGTTCTGGAACGCCGGCTCCCTCGCCGGTGTGGGATTCGACGTCATCTGGCCGGTGACCGCGTTCATCGGCGCCGGGCTGGTCCTTGCTCTCGCCACGCTGCCCTCCCTCAACCTGCTCAACCTGGGCGACGACGTGGCCAGGGGCCTGGGCGTGAACATCGCGCTGAGCCGGACCGTCGGCATCACCGCCATCACCCTGCTGGCGGGAGCCGCGACGGCCGCGTGCGGGCCCATCGCCTTCCTCGGCCTGATGGTGGCCCACGTGGCCCGGTACCTGACCGGCCCGGACTACCGCTGGCTCGTGCCGTACGCCGGGCTGCTCGGGGCCGTCGTCCTGCTGCTCTGCGACATCGTCGGCCGACTGGTGGTGCGGCCGGGCGAGTTGGACGCCGGTGTCCTCGTGGCGCTGCTCGGCGCCCCCTTCTTCGCGGTCCTCGTGTGGCGCGGAAAGTTCAGGAGCGCATGA
- a CDS encoding FecCD family ABC transporter permease, which yields MNVTEVKPSLPPGVRLGRVSFVWRPWLLSVTLLLAAAAFLVFCVSIAVGDFPIGLPQVIATIFGRGEQVDRFIIMDLRMPRALAGLVVGVALGVSGAITQSIARNPLASPDVLGITSGASAVAVFLVTVSGGTAAAIVNSVGLSAAALAGGLGTGLLVYFLAWRRGVDGFRLILIGISVSAVMEALTTWLLVTADIRDVARAQAWLVGSLEDRSWSEVWTALWCGLVLLLVVSCVAFQFRPMHFGDEVAAGLGVRYTRVRAVLLLCAVLLAGVAVSAAGPVPFVALVAPQVAMRLARCPTPPMVASGLVGALLLIGSDLVARTALPVSLPVGVVTAAIGGPFLVYLLVRANLR from the coding sequence ATGAACGTGACCGAGGTGAAACCGTCGCTGCCGCCGGGCGTGCGGCTCGGCCGGGTGTCGTTCGTCTGGCGGCCCTGGCTGCTGAGCGTCACGCTGCTGCTCGCGGCGGCGGCCTTCCTGGTGTTCTGCGTCTCCATCGCCGTCGGGGACTTCCCCATCGGCCTCCCGCAGGTGATCGCCACGATCTTCGGACGGGGCGAGCAGGTCGACCGGTTCATCATCATGGACCTGCGGATGCCGCGCGCCCTGGCCGGGCTCGTGGTGGGCGTCGCGCTCGGGGTGTCCGGGGCGATCACGCAGTCCATCGCCCGCAACCCGCTGGCCAGCCCGGACGTCCTGGGCATCACCTCGGGCGCCAGCGCGGTCGCGGTGTTCCTGGTGACCGTCTCGGGCGGGACCGCCGCGGCGATCGTCAACTCCGTGGGACTGTCCGCCGCGGCACTCGCGGGCGGGCTCGGCACGGGCCTGCTGGTGTACTTCCTGGCGTGGCGGCGCGGGGTCGACGGCTTCCGGCTCATCCTCATCGGCATCTCGGTGAGCGCCGTGATGGAGGCCCTCACCACCTGGCTGCTCGTCACGGCCGACATCCGGGACGTGGCCCGGGCCCAGGCGTGGCTGGTCGGCTCGCTGGAGGACCGCTCGTGGAGCGAGGTCTGGACGGCCCTGTGGTGCGGGCTCGTCCTGCTGCTCGTCGTCTCCTGCGTCGCCTTCCAGTTCAGGCCGATGCACTTCGGCGACGAGGTGGCCGCGGGGCTGGGCGTCCGGTACACGAGGGTGCGGGCGGTGCTGCTGCTGTGCGCGGTGCTGCTGGCCGGTGTGGCGGTGAGCGCGGCGGGCCCGGTGCCGTTCGTCGCGCTGGTGGCGCCGCAGGTGGCGATGCGTCTGGCCCGCTGCCCCACACCACCGATGGTGGCCTCGGGCCTGGTGGGCGCGCTGCTGCTGATCGGCTCCGACCTCGTCGCGCGCACGGCGCTGCCGGTCTCCCTCCCGGTCGGCGTGGTCACCGCCGCGATCGGGGGGCCCTTCCTCGTCTATCTGCTGGTGCGGGCGAACCTGCGGTAG
- a CDS encoding ABC transporter ATP-binding protein, whose amino-acid sequence MVVQSVTEAAVGGTSRLAARGVTVGYGGRVVIDELDVAIPPGVITTIIGPNGCGKSTLLKTLSRLLKPAKGAVVLDGEDIGRLRTRDVAKKLGLLPQAPVAPEGLTVADLVARGRHPHQSWLRQWSSDDADVVERALAMTGVSDLADRPVDALSGGQRQRVWISMTLAQGTDLLLLDEPTTYLDLAHAVDVLDLVDDLHESGCTVVMVLHDLNLATRYSDNLVVMREGSVLAQGHPRDVITAELLEEAFGLKARVIDDPVGDRPLIVPIGRTHVLPGHLPAAEH is encoded by the coding sequence GTGGTCGTACAGTCCGTCACCGAGGCCGCGGTCGGGGGCACTTCGCGGCTGGCAGCCCGAGGCGTCACGGTCGGCTACGGCGGCCGGGTCGTCATCGACGAGCTCGACGTGGCGATACCGCCCGGCGTGATCACCACGATCATCGGCCCCAACGGCTGCGGGAAGTCGACCCTGTTGAAGACGCTGTCGCGGCTGCTCAAACCGGCCAAGGGCGCGGTCGTCCTGGACGGCGAGGACATCGGCCGGCTCAGGACGCGGGACGTGGCGAAGAAGCTCGGCCTGCTGCCGCAGGCGCCGGTCGCGCCGGAGGGGCTGACCGTGGCCGACCTGGTCGCCAGGGGCCGTCACCCGCACCAGAGCTGGCTGCGGCAGTGGTCCTCCGACGACGCCGACGTGGTGGAGCGCGCCCTGGCCATGACGGGCGTGTCCGACCTGGCCGACCGCCCGGTCGACGCGCTGTCCGGCGGGCAGCGCCAGCGCGTCTGGATCTCCATGACCCTGGCCCAGGGCACCGATCTGCTGCTGCTGGACGAGCCGACGACCTATCTGGACCTGGCGCACGCCGTGGACGTCCTGGACCTCGTGGACGATCTGCACGAGTCGGGCTGCACCGTCGTCATGGTGCTGCACGACCTCAACCTGGCCACGCGCTACAGCGACAACCTCGTGGTGATGCGCGAGGGGTCGGTCCTGGCGCAGGGGCATCCGCGGGACGTCATCACCGCCGAACTGCTGGAAGAGGCCTTCGGGTTGAAGGCCCGGGTGATCGACGATCCGGTCGGAGACCGGCCGCTCATCGTGCCGATCGGGCGGACCCATGTGCTGCCCGGTCACCTGCCGGCAGCGGAGCATTAG
- a CDS encoding iron-siderophore ABC transporter substrate-binding protein: protein MLLHRTTPGKPWRRLAAILSAATLGVGLLAGCGSGSTDSADDKGEGTQAAAAGDFPVTVEHAFGSTTVKKAPQRVVSVGYTDDQTVLAFGIKPVGMVDQYPNPPGKSPDINTQWPWVKDKWGDTKPEVVMKNGDSGPNYEKIAALRPDLIVAVYSEIDQAAYDKLSKIAPTVARTKGEKEPFSAPWQDNALHIAKALGQADEGQKMVDDIQGRLDTAKKDHPELGKETAVALSWYKDSVAPFTSTDVRGRLITGIGYTYQTEIDKVAGGDFYTTLSPERIDLVDVDRIFVINDKADTEALKKFKLFANLDAVKKGNVSYLLDSEGPAVGAAISQGTLLSMPYAIDELVKSVE, encoded by the coding sequence ATGCTCCTCCATCGAACGACGCCCGGGAAGCCCTGGCGGCGGCTGGCGGCCATACTGTCCGCGGCCACCCTCGGCGTCGGTCTCCTCGCGGGATGCGGTTCCGGCTCGACGGACTCGGCGGACGACAAGGGCGAGGGCACTCAGGCCGCGGCCGCCGGTGACTTCCCGGTCACCGTGGAGCACGCGTTCGGGTCCACCACGGTGAAGAAGGCGCCCCAGCGCGTCGTCTCCGTCGGCTACACCGACGACCAGACCGTCCTGGCCTTCGGCATCAAGCCCGTCGGCATGGTCGACCAGTACCCGAACCCGCCCGGCAAGAGCCCCGACATCAACACCCAGTGGCCCTGGGTGAAGGACAAGTGGGGCGACACCAAGCCCGAGGTCGTCATGAAGAACGGCGACTCCGGCCCCAACTACGAGAAGATCGCGGCCCTTCGCCCCGACCTGATCGTCGCGGTGTACTCCGAGATCGACCAGGCCGCCTACGACAAGCTCTCCAAGATCGCCCCCACGGTGGCCCGCACCAAGGGCGAGAAGGAGCCCTTCAGCGCTCCCTGGCAGGACAACGCCCTGCACATCGCCAAGGCCCTGGGCCAGGCAGATGAGGGCCAGAAGATGGTCGACGACATCCAGGGCCGGCTCGACACGGCCAAGAAGGACCACCCCGAGCTCGGCAAGGAGACCGCGGTCGCCCTGTCCTGGTACAAGGACTCGGTGGCGCCCTTCACCTCCACCGACGTACGCGGCCGGCTCATCACGGGCATCGGCTACACGTACCAGACCGAGATCGACAAGGTCGCGGGCGGCGACTTCTACACCACGCTCTCGCCCGAGCGCATCGACCTCGTCGACGTCGACCGCATCTTCGTCATCAACGACAAGGCCGACACCGAGGCGCTCAAGAAGTTCAAGCTGTTCGCCAACCTCGACGCGGTCAAGAAGGGCAACGTGTCCTACCTGCTCGACAGCGAGGGACCCGCGGTCGGCGCGGCCATCTCCCAGGGCACCCTGCTGTCCATGCCGTACGCGATCGACGAGCTCGTCAAGTCGGTCGAGTAG